The genomic window ACCAATACAAAGAACAGATGTAACAATCAGTGTATATGTGATATGTTGTTTTTTATTTATTCAAAGAGAACATATTGCCTACCAGTAGAACATCTCCGTGATGGGATAAAAAATCTCAGGTATAGCATAGCATATGATAAAAGACTATGTAAACAATGAAGGGTTATACCTTGGAGGCTttcttgatgatgatgatgatgatgatgtggctaGACTACAAGACGCCTTGTGCTTCCTTGCAGATCCACAGGAGCAACAATCCTTGGTTTTCGACTTCTCCTGTATGACAACAAGAATATATATTTCCCATTTGTTGCTTTCAGGATAACGAAGCCACAAGACACACCAATATTGGCAAGATCATCAGTTAATAATCGCCCACATGACAGTTACCTTCTTAGATTGCACAGCATCTGATTTTTTTGGTTTCTCGACAGTTTCATCTTTGCTAGAACAACTTGCTTCATCCTTATGTTCAATCATGTTGTTCTCCTCTTGCCATTTGATAAGTTCATCTCCTATGAAATAAATTCAAGTTGTGATCATTTTAGAGAGCTGAACCTTAATTAACAAGGATGAGAAAACCAAACAGAAACCAACCCAATAGTCAATGCCCTAGCTTCCCTTAACATCTAGACATACTTCCCAAAATCAGTCTAATATAGCAACTAAAAGAAGTACACGTAGAGACATTTTCTCTGAGATCGACAGAAATTCCATATGATCAGAAATCTATTGTCCATGGGACTACTGTCTCAGATATTAAACCCCTTTGGCCATTACAGACATTCATTGAGCAGAGCAGATGTAGCCCAGCAACAAAACAAGTCCTACCAAATATCTGTTCAAGCTTCTTCTCAATGATAATCTTTGTGATGACCGAAAAATGGTAAATCTGTTAACTAATATGCATGCAACCAGAACAGCTTGTATATAGAAACTGAACTACCTACCAATCATACCCTTTTGACAAATTCATGAGTGAGTGAGGCATACCCAAGATAGAAAGCAAAGAAGTAAATTGTTTGGGATGACTACATATGTCAGCGAATTTCATATTGTAACAACTGCTGAATGTATGTCAGTGGTGCAAATATGCCCTTGAATCATACCACGGATAGGTCTCACTACAATCTGTTCAGCCAAGGAATTTTCTTGCCCCAACCCCCAACATCCGTATTTTGGCAAAAATACTACTGGAACAAGACCATACTCAGACAACTACATTTATAGTGCCTCAGGAGTCAAGATAGTTTGAGATACTTACCATTACATGCATAGTCCATATAAGGGTCTACCTCTGCATCATCAGTAGTACTGACTGCAAGTCGCTCCGCTATCATGTACTCAATGGCAGCATCAACATCACCATCCATTTCTCCCAGAACCTGTATGATAATAGCAAATTTCAGACTAGAAGAAAAATGGCTACTAACAAGGAATCTAAAGTAAACATACAACTGAGCTGCAAAAATTGTGATCGATCAAATAGTTCATACATGCTCAGCTATGGCAACATCAGAACATCCAGTTCCAGCCATGACCAATTTAACTGATGTGTGGTCATAGGTTGATCTGTGTGAAGATTTCTTCACCTCCTTTGCTTTTGTTTGAGTGTTATTGTTTATGTTGGATATATTGGCATCAGTCTGTAACTCAATAACAAAAGGAAATAGGCCAAAGTATAAGTGGCAGTATTGTCAATGTTCCCTCAAGACTATTTTTCAGAGCTCTTCCAGGACACAAACAGAACTGAACCATTTACAAATCACACAACAAAAAACCTTGATGACAACTGGCATTGCAGGACCTTGACATGGATCTTCTCTCAGCCTGACACTGTTGTAGTGCTCACCATGATGATAAGACCTGTATTGGCATCAAATTAGATTTACGCTACCATCATTCAACATGTACAAACAGTTGAAGGATACTTTAACTTACAAGTGAACCATGTTAGTAGCTTCACGGCCAGAAAAGTTGTTTATGTACCAACGTGGTGAGTTAAGCTGCAAATCAAATGGTAGATCAGAAACGCACAGCTGCTAATTAATACTTGCAATATGCCATCGATGATAACTAGAACTGCAGAGCATCCCAGTGATATTAGAAACATAATCCATACAAAACATGATATTCTCGACTGCATGAAGTGTGCTACATATAAATCAAATAAACCAAAATTCTATTTCTAGGCTTGCATCGCTAACCCACCATGTGAATGCATATATTTCTTCTTGTCAGCAGAGAAGCGGCTTGCAGCTCCATGTGGCCAGCCCAAGTTCCATCCTTTAGCATAGAGTCACAGTATTCCTCAAATGGAACTTCATCCTCGATAAATGGCTCAAATTCCTCACGGTGTTTCTGCAGATGCGAACAAGAAGGATTAGGAAGCATAGATAGTCCAACGCTTGCATGTACCACCAGCAATTTAGCATtcatttcatctccattagaatggctagatttaacgttggctcgctacgcctaacacaaccctcctcctttaccagggcttgggacctgctatgttgagacaacataggcggagttagcAATTTAGCATGTTCAATTAAAATCGAAAGCCCTTCTCTAGTTCATGACACCATGGGTACAACTACAGTTCGCCAATTACAAAAGGCTATCCCACATACCACAATGTATTCCACAACCATAGCTCGGTACTTCATGTGCTCTTCCTCATTGCCTTCAAGCTGGTCACCCATAGCCCTGCATACTACATTGAGTAGTCATATAACTCAAAAAGGACGCATAAAGCCAGTCCTACTAAACCTGAAGAAGCAGTTTCCATCTGCCGTCACTTCGACTATCTTCAGCCCAAGGGAGTCCAGGTGCGCCCTTAACTGCGCCATGTCACCCTTCTTCCCGAGCTTCTTCTCCTGCGAGGGAACCGAGACCGAGAAAATGAAGTCAGACACTCCTGTCCCCGGAGAGGATCCAAGCGCGGAGGTTACGGCAATGGAGCACAGCTCGCTACCGCGTCGCGCTTCGGCGGCTTGCGGAGTttggtcgccgccgccgctttcttcttcttctgaacCATCGTGCTGCCTTCCGGTGGAGTTCCCTCAGGAATTGCacgggcggcggccggcggcgaggtGGGAGCACAATTACGGAATTCCGCCGGAGCCTTGGGAGAGATCGGACGGGTGTGCAGGGAGAGATCAGGCTGGGCCTGGACGAGTACGGCTCCGTTACATCGATGAGCTTAACGGGCCCGGTTTCTAGCCCATCACTTTTTGCTAGGCCGTGCGAACCGACGCATGGTCGCGTTCGGAGTTGGGACTTGGGAGTTGGTGCCGCGCACTGCAGCCGTGCTCCTCCGACGTGACGTGACAGTCGCGCTCtcgagtttttttttgtttggaggATTCGTGACCTTTTTGAGTTCGTCTTGACCGTCCGATATCGAAACCACACCAAACTACTGTCAAAACTCAAAAGAAAAcacattttcaaattcaaatgccTTTGAGACGGATATCATGATCGTGTACCGCACCATATTGGAGTTGGAgtacgactaccagcctatttgctgggtcgtatttggcttataagttatggtttatcagtcaacgaacagtatttttctctcacattaaaccagtcaaca from Miscanthus floridulus cultivar M001 chromosome 11, ASM1932011v1, whole genome shotgun sequence includes these protein-coding regions:
- the LOC136492697 gene encoding OVARIAN TUMOR DOMAIN-containing deubiquitinating enzyme 7-like isoform X1 — protein: MVQKKKKAAAATKLRKPPKRDAEKKLGKKGDMAQLRAHLDSLGLKIVEVTADGNCFFRAMGDQLEGNEEEHMKYRAMVVEYIVKHREEFEPFIEDEVPFEEYCDSMLKDGTWAGHMELQAASLLTRRNICIHMLNSPRWYINNFSGREATNMVHLSYHHGEHYNSVRLREDPCQGPAMPVVIKTDANISNINNNTQTKAKEVKKSSHRSTYDHTSVKLVMAGTGCSDVAIAEHVLGEMDGDVDAAIEYMIAERLAVSTTDDAEVDPYMDYACNGDELIKWQEENNMIEHKDEASCSSKDETVEKPKKSDAVQSKKEKSKTKDCCSCGSARKHKASCSLATSSSSSSSRKPPRAKGGQGKGQKGKKPKKKDQAEAAPSKAKESAVAPDLGALCI
- the LOC136492697 gene encoding OVARIAN TUMOR DOMAIN-containing deubiquitinating enzyme 7-like isoform X2, with amino-acid sequence MVQKKKKAAAATKLRKPPKRDAEKKLGKKGDMAQLRAHLDSLGLKIVEVTADGNCFFRAMGDQLEGNEEEHMKYRAMVVEYIVKHREEFEPFIEDEVPFEEYCDSMLKDGTWAGHMELQAASLLTRRNICIHMLNSPRWYINNFSGREATNMVHLSYHHGEHYNSVRLREDPCQGPAMPVVIKTDANISNINNNTQTKAKEVKKSSHRSTYDHTSVKLVMAGTGCSDVAIAEHVLGEMDGDVDAAIEYMIAERLAVSTTDDAEVDPYMDYACNGDELIKWQEENNMIEHKDEASCSSKDETVEKPKKSDAVQSKKKSKTKDCCSCGSARKHKASCSLATSSSSSSSRKPPRAKGGQGKGQKGKKPKKKDQAEAAPSKAKESAVAPDLGALCI